A part of Misgurnus anguillicaudatus chromosome 6, ASM2758022v2, whole genome shotgun sequence genomic DNA contains:
- the fbxl9 gene encoding uncharacterized protein fbxl9 isoform X1 yields the protein MIIHNMDDLHLPIEVISYILSFLHVSDRKEASLVCKSWYAASQDLQLQKIVTFKFPVSTSSLDFIRALDRHPRCGLVISHLDGSSLSRQVLVEVGVHLGPRLNSLALPGSSITESSLLGLLPHLTNLHKLDLQGLDSLFMSGAFLSREEHRQQVQHALRNLQELDLSSLRYLSDLSFNRLTCCTPRLRRLALAGCHIAFEFDPYRGCPVGAGSSALLSLRNLLSLLKKQAGTLRSLDLSRTSITPNSLSSIAQEPGLHLEELSLRGCKELTDYSVEVLCKWQNNLKVLDLSACTELTSRTVQAVATKLNELQSLSVSQDWKITDKGLAELMALPRLRTLDLSECPHVRKGLSSQLPRAQLESLSLRNCTYIKDAVIYSLSRMLGSNLKVLDLTSCVNITDLSVQAIANYLPSLLMLRLAWCKEISDWGLLGMVEPTKDCEAKDKLEYKGPSFTRTFGNMGFFQPPSLPFQDKPQLVTNEDLGAFNEQERASLVALKGLQELDLSACSKLTDISITQVLRFPDLHRLSLSMLPEISDESLVSVAYHCRSLTSLSLNHCPQISDQGMARALPLLQRLQHLDLACCDAITNETISIIALHCDRLKTLDVSMCKDITVHQVDHLQSYLPFLEKVQCRFVTGTDFTMAL from the exons GTAATCTCGTACATTTTAAGTTTCCTTCATGTGTCAGACCGAAAAGAGGCATCACTGGTGTGTAAGAGTTGGTACGCAGCAAGCCAAGACCTTCAGCTTCAG AAAATTGTCACCTTCAAATTCCCGGTTTCCACATCTTCACTGGACTTCATCCGTGCACTCGATCGGCATCCTCGCTGTGGTTTAGTCATCAGCCATCTTGATGGATCCAGCCTCTCACGGCAGGTTCTTGTGGAGGTCGGGGTTCACCTCGGCCCCCGTTTGAACAGTTTGGCGCTACCCGGCAGCAGCATCACAGAGTCCTCGCTGCTGGGTCTCCTACCACATCTGACTAACCTTCACAAGCTGGATCTTCAAGGCCTGGATAGTCTCTTCATGTCTGGAGCCTTTCTGTCTAGAGAAGAGCATCGGCAGCAG GTCCAACATGCATTGAGGAACCTGCAGGAACTGGACCTGTCCAGTCTCCGCTACCTCTCAGATCTATCTTTTAACAGGCTGACCTGCTGCACGCCCAGGTTACGCAGACTGGCACTGGCTGGATGCCACATTGCGTTCGAATTCGATCCGTATCGAGGCTGTCCAGTTGGGGCTGGCTCCTCCGCTCTGCTCTCCCTCCGTAACCTGTTGAGTCTCCTAAAAAAGCAGGCCGGCACGCTCCGCAGCTTGGACCTGAGTCGCACAAGCATCACTCCCAATTCCCTAAGCTCCATAGCTCAGGAGCCAGGTCTCCATCTGGAGGAGCTGAGCCTCCGTGGTTGTAAAGAGCTGACGGATTACTCCGTGGAAGTCCTTTGCAAGTGGCAAAATAATCTGAAGGTGCTGGACCTCAGCGCATGTACCGAGCTAACAAGCAGGACGGTGCAGGCGGTGGCGACGAAGCTGAATGAACTGCAGTCGCTCTCTGTGTCTCAGGACTGGAAGATAACGGATAAAGGCCTGGCAGAGCTGATGGCGCTGCCTCGCTTGAGGACTTTGGATCTGTCCGAGTGTCCACATGTCAGGAAGGGACTTTCTTCTCAACTGCCCAGAGCTCAACTGGAGAGTCTTAGCCTTAGGAATTGCACGTATATAAAG GATGCAGTCATATACTCTCTGAGTCGGATGCTAGGCAGTAACCTGAAAGTGCTGGACCTCACATCCTGCGTCAACATCACTGATTTAAGCGTTCAAGCCATCGCAAACTACCTGCCCTCCCTGTTAATGCTGCGACTCGCCTGGTGTAAAGAGATCTCAGACTGGGGGCTGCTGGGAATGGTGGAGCCCACCAAGGATTGTGAGGCAAAAGACAAACTG GAGTATAAAGGCCCAAGCTTTACTAGGACCTTTGGAAACATGGGATTTTTCCAGCCTCCCAGTCTGCCTTTTCAGGATAAACCACAACTGGTGACGAATGAGGACCTGGGGGCGTTTAATGAACAGGAAAGGGCATCATTGGTGGCCCTCAAGGGCCTTCAGGAACTCGACCTGTCGGCCTGCTCTAAATTGACTGACATCAGCATTACACAG GTACTCCGTTTTCCCGACCTCCACCGTCTCTCGCTTTCCATGCTGCCGGAGATCAGTGATGAAAGCTTGGTGTCTGTAGCCTATCACTGTCGCAGCCTCACCAGCCTGTCCCTCAATCACTGTCCTCAGATCAGTGACCAGGGCATGGCGCGGGCCCTACCACTTCTCCAAAGACTACAGCATCTGGACCTGGCCTGCTGCGATGCCATTACAAATGA AACTATATCTATTATCGCCCTGCACTGTGATCGACTGAAGACTCTTGATGTCTCCATGTGTAAGGATATAACAGTGCACCAAGTGGACCACCTTCAGTCTTACCTGCCCTTCCTTGAAAAAGTTCAGTGTCGCTTTGTCACGGGGACAGATTTCACCATGGCACTTTGA
- the fbxl9 gene encoding uncharacterized protein fbxl9 isoform X2, protein MIIHNMDDLHLPIEVISYILSFLHVSDRKEASLVCKSWYAASQDLQLQKIVTFKFPVSTSSLDFIRALDRHPRCGLVISHLDGSSLSRQVLVEVGVHLGPRLNSLALPGSSITESSLLGLLPHLTNLHKLDLQGLDSLFMSGAFLSREEHRQQVQHALRNLQELDLSSLRYLSDLSFNRLTCCTPRLRRLALAGCHIAFEFDPYRGCPVGAGSSALLSLRNLLSLLKKQAGTLRSLDLSRTSITPNSLSSIAQEPGLHLEELSLRGCKELTDYSVEVLCKWQNNLKVLDLSACTELTSRTVQAVATKLNELQSLSVSQDWKITDKGLAELMALPRLRTLDLSECPHVRKGLSSQLPRAQLESLSLRNCTYIKDAVIYSLSRMLGSNLKVLDLTSCVNITDLSVQAIANYLPSLLMLRLAWCKEISDWGLLGMVEPTKDCEAKDKLDKPQLVTNEDLGAFNEQERASLVALKGLQELDLSACSKLTDISITQVLRFPDLHRLSLSMLPEISDESLVSVAYHCRSLTSLSLNHCPQISDQGMARALPLLQRLQHLDLACCDAITNETISIIALHCDRLKTLDVSMCKDITVHQVDHLQSYLPFLEKVQCRFVTGTDFTMAL, encoded by the exons GTAATCTCGTACATTTTAAGTTTCCTTCATGTGTCAGACCGAAAAGAGGCATCACTGGTGTGTAAGAGTTGGTACGCAGCAAGCCAAGACCTTCAGCTTCAG AAAATTGTCACCTTCAAATTCCCGGTTTCCACATCTTCACTGGACTTCATCCGTGCACTCGATCGGCATCCTCGCTGTGGTTTAGTCATCAGCCATCTTGATGGATCCAGCCTCTCACGGCAGGTTCTTGTGGAGGTCGGGGTTCACCTCGGCCCCCGTTTGAACAGTTTGGCGCTACCCGGCAGCAGCATCACAGAGTCCTCGCTGCTGGGTCTCCTACCACATCTGACTAACCTTCACAAGCTGGATCTTCAAGGCCTGGATAGTCTCTTCATGTCTGGAGCCTTTCTGTCTAGAGAAGAGCATCGGCAGCAG GTCCAACATGCATTGAGGAACCTGCAGGAACTGGACCTGTCCAGTCTCCGCTACCTCTCAGATCTATCTTTTAACAGGCTGACCTGCTGCACGCCCAGGTTACGCAGACTGGCACTGGCTGGATGCCACATTGCGTTCGAATTCGATCCGTATCGAGGCTGTCCAGTTGGGGCTGGCTCCTCCGCTCTGCTCTCCCTCCGTAACCTGTTGAGTCTCCTAAAAAAGCAGGCCGGCACGCTCCGCAGCTTGGACCTGAGTCGCACAAGCATCACTCCCAATTCCCTAAGCTCCATAGCTCAGGAGCCAGGTCTCCATCTGGAGGAGCTGAGCCTCCGTGGTTGTAAAGAGCTGACGGATTACTCCGTGGAAGTCCTTTGCAAGTGGCAAAATAATCTGAAGGTGCTGGACCTCAGCGCATGTACCGAGCTAACAAGCAGGACGGTGCAGGCGGTGGCGACGAAGCTGAATGAACTGCAGTCGCTCTCTGTGTCTCAGGACTGGAAGATAACGGATAAAGGCCTGGCAGAGCTGATGGCGCTGCCTCGCTTGAGGACTTTGGATCTGTCCGAGTGTCCACATGTCAGGAAGGGACTTTCTTCTCAACTGCCCAGAGCTCAACTGGAGAGTCTTAGCCTTAGGAATTGCACGTATATAAAG GATGCAGTCATATACTCTCTGAGTCGGATGCTAGGCAGTAACCTGAAAGTGCTGGACCTCACATCCTGCGTCAACATCACTGATTTAAGCGTTCAAGCCATCGCAAACTACCTGCCCTCCCTGTTAATGCTGCGACTCGCCTGGTGTAAAGAGATCTCAGACTGGGGGCTGCTGGGAATGGTGGAGCCCACCAAGGATTGTGAGGCAAAAGACAAACTG GATAAACCACAACTGGTGACGAATGAGGACCTGGGGGCGTTTAATGAACAGGAAAGGGCATCATTGGTGGCCCTCAAGGGCCTTCAGGAACTCGACCTGTCGGCCTGCTCTAAATTGACTGACATCAGCATTACACAG GTACTCCGTTTTCCCGACCTCCACCGTCTCTCGCTTTCCATGCTGCCGGAGATCAGTGATGAAAGCTTGGTGTCTGTAGCCTATCACTGTCGCAGCCTCACCAGCCTGTCCCTCAATCACTGTCCTCAGATCAGTGACCAGGGCATGGCGCGGGCCCTACCACTTCTCCAAAGACTACAGCATCTGGACCTGGCCTGCTGCGATGCCATTACAAATGA AACTATATCTATTATCGCCCTGCACTGTGATCGACTGAAGACTCTTGATGTCTCCATGTGTAAGGATATAACAGTGCACCAAGTGGACCACCTTCAGTCTTACCTGCCCTTCCTTGAAAAAGTTCAGTGTCGCTTTGTCACGGGGACAGATTTCACCATGGCACTTTGA